A window from Sceloporus undulatus isolate JIND9_A2432 ecotype Alabama chromosome 8, SceUnd_v1.1, whole genome shotgun sequence encodes these proteins:
- the LOC121937468 gene encoding deoxyribonuclease-1-like 2, with the protein MRQVGVTEEVRTNLVSSLLHLVGVARKLCSWRGSSSVTLRTGRHMGRSMNHLLMLIFGLALLLHPASPLRICAFNIQSFGDTKLSDAGISKIIVKILSRYDIALVQEVRDSDLSAVTDLMERLNRASKNEYAYEISESLGRENYKEMYLFLYRTGSVSLLDKYQYPNKDNAFSRAPFIVKFSAPESKESELILVPLHTPPNEAVAEIDALYDVYLKIIDKWGTDNMMFLGDFNADCSYVGKKDWASIRLRTSEVFKWLIPDSEDTTVGDSDCAYDRIVVSGSQLKKWVKANSAKVYDFQKDLKLSQEEALAVSDHFPVEVTLKS; encoded by the exons atgcGCCAGGTAGGTGTCACAGAAGAAGTGCGCACCAATCTGGTCTCTTCTCTCTTGCACCTTGTTGGAGTCGCAAGAAAACTTTGCTCCTGGAGAGGTTCTAGCAGCGTCACTTTGCGCACAGGGAGACACATG GGAAGGAGCATGAATCACCTTCTGATGCTCATTTTTGGCCTGGCGTTGCTGCTGCACCCAGCCAGCCCTTTGCGGATCTGTGCCTTCAACATCCAGAGCTTTGGGGACACCAAACTGTCTGACGCGGGCATCTCCAAAATCATTGTGAAG ATCCTCTCCCGCTATGACATTGCGCTGGTGCAAGAGGTGCGCGACTCCGACCTCAGCGCCGTCACGGATCTGATGGAGCGGCTCAACAG GGCCTCCAAGAACGAATACGCATACGAGATCAGTGAGTCTCTGGGCCGGGAAAACTACAAGGAGATGTACCTCTTCCTCTACAG gaCGGGGAGCGTCTCTCTTTTGGACAAGTACCAGTATCCAAACAAAGACAATGCCTTCAGCAGAGCCCCCTTCATTGTCAAGTTCTCCGCTCCTGAATCAA AGGAAAGCGAACTCATCCTGGTGCCCCTCCACACTCCTCCGAACGAAGCGGTGGCCGAGATTGACGCCCTTTATGACGTCTACCTGAAGATCATTGACAAGTGGGGGACGGAT AACATGATGTTCTTGGGGGACTTCAACGCCGACTGCAGCTACGTGGGCAAGAAGGACTGGGCCTCCATCCGCCTGCGGACCAGCGAGGTTTTCAAGTGGCTGATCCCAGACTCGGAGGACACCACCGTTGGAGACTCCGACTGCGCCTACGACAG GATCGTTGTGAGCGGCTCCCAGTTGAAGAAGTGGGTCAAAGCCAACTCTGCCAAAGTGTATGACTTCCAGAAGGATTTGAAACTGAGCCAAGAGGAG GCTCTGGCCGTGAGTGACCATTTCCCGGTGGAAGTGACCCTGAAGTCCTAG
- the ECI1 gene encoding LOW QUALITY PROTEIN: enoyl-CoA delta isomerase 1, mitochondrial (The sequence of the model RefSeq protein was modified relative to this genomic sequence to represent the inferred CDS: deleted 1 base in 1 codon): MASWGPRFLLRSSGLFPRTQGSRNAAQRLLSVQRRPFSDTKILVEFDENKGVAVMKMKSPPVNSLSLDFLTEFVINLEKLENDKGCRGVILTSGTPHIFSAGLDIMEMVGKSEAHYTEFWKAVQEMWLTLYNSSMVTLAAINGSSPAGGCLMAMSCDYRIMADNPKYGIGLNETQLGIVAPFWFKDTIVNTVGHRAAERSLQLGLLYPPAEALKVGMVDELVPEEKVQSRAAEVMSQWLAIPGHARQLTKSSMRKPTLDRLVAHRDSDIQNFVRFISRDSIQRSLQSYMESLKQRRG, encoded by the exons ATGGCGTCCTGGGGCCCCCGTTTCCTGCTCCGTTCCTCAg GGCTTTTCCCTCGGACCCAGGGTTCCCGAAATGCCGCCCAGAGGCTCCTCTCCGTCCAAAGGAGGCCCTTCAGCGACACCAAAATCCTGGTGGAGTTTGACGAAAACAAAG GGGTTGCAGTGATGAAGATGAAGAGTCCGCCGGTCAACAGCCTCAGCCTGGACTTCCTGACAGAGTTTGTGATCAACCTGGAAAAGCTGGAGAACGACAAGGGCTGCCGG GGGGTCATCTTGACCTCG GGCACCCCCCACATCTTCTCCGCAGGGCTGGACATTATGGAGATGGTGGGCAAGAGCGAGGCCCACTACACAGAGTTCTGGAAGGCTGTGCAGGAGATGTGGCTGACCCTCTACAACTCCAGCATGGTGACCCTTGCAGCCATTAAT GGCTCCAGCCCGGCTGGCGGCTGCCTGATGGCCATGTCCTGTGACTACCGGATCATGGCAGACAACCCCAAGTACGGCATCGGCCTGAATGAGACGCAGCTGGGCATCGTGGCTCCGTTCTG GTTCAAAGACACCATTGTCAATACGGTTGGGCACAGGGCAGCGGAGCGCTCCCTCCAGCTGGGCCTCCTCTATCCTCCTGCGGAGGCCCTCAAAGTTGGCATGGTGGATGAGTTGGTGCCCGAAGAGAAGGTCCAGAGCAGGGCCGCGGAGGTGATGTCTCAGTGGTTGGCCATCCCAG GTCATGCCCGCCAGCTCACCAAGTCCTCCATGCGGAAGCCAACACTGGACCGCCTGGTAGCTCACCGGGACTCTGACATCCAGAATTTTGTCCGGTTCATCTCCAGGGACTCCATCCAGAGGTCCCTCCAGAGTTACATGGAGAGCCTGAAGCAGAGGAGAGGCTGA
- the PARN gene encoding poly(A)-specific ribonuclease PARN isoform X1 has product MEVTRSNFKDHLSKVYEAIEEADFLAIDGEFSGISDGPSVSALTNGFDTPEERYQKLKKHSMDFLLFQFGLCTFKYDLAESKYVMKSFNFYIFPKPFNRTSPDVKFVCQSSSIDFLANQGFDFNKVFRNGIPYLNQEEERQLREQYNEKRSQANRVSSLSYVSPNASSCPVTVPEDQKKFIDKVVERVDALLQNEESTNLELEPCTGFQRKLIYQTLSWKYPKGIHVETLETEKKERYIIVSKVDEEERKRREQQKQAKEQEELKDAVGFSRVIHALANSGKLVVGHNMLLDVMHTIHQFYCPLPEDLSEFKELTTCVFPRLLDTKLMATTQPFKDIINNTSLAELEKRVKESPFNPPKVESAEGFPSYNTASEQLHEAGYDAYITGLCFISMANYLGSFLSPPKSHVSARSKLIEPFFNKLFLMRVMDIPYLNLEGPDLQPKRDHVLYITFPKEWKTSDLYQLFSAFGNIHVSWIDDTSAFVSLSQPEQVQIAVNTSRYAESYRIQTYAEYVEKKHEEKQQTKRKWAEDGWKEGEGKRLKTQAAPYMLQSRFYNANSFTAATAVGKRSMSPIQEESGCDDGEEEEEEEDEEEGSGDPEEEEEEEEEEEGPPDSNEDSAEEEGKKKAKRFKKAKREPNSEGNRKAAATTPRLFEVPDTW; this is encoded by the exons ATGGAGGTCACCAGGAGCA ACTTTAAGGATCACCTCAGCAAAGTCTACGAAGCCATTGAGGAGGCAGACTTCCTGGCCATCGATGGAGAGTTCTCAG GCATTAGCGATGGACCGTCTGTCAGTGCGTTAACCAATGGCTTCGACACGCCTGAAGAAAGGTACCAGAAGCTCAAAAAG CATTCCATGGACTTCCTGCTCTTCCAGTTTGGCCTTTGCACTTTTAAATACGATCTTGCAGAATCAAA GTACGTCATGAAATCCTTTAACTTCTACATCTTCCCCAAGCCTTTCAATAGAACGTCGCCAGATGTCAAGTTTGTCTGTCAG AGTTCAAGTATAGACTTTTTAGCAAACCAGGGATTTGATTTTAATAAAGTTTTTCGCAACG GAATCCCTTATTTAAACCAAGAAGAGGAGCGGCAGCTGCGGGAGCAGTACAATGAGAAGCGTTCTCAGGCCAACCGCGTCAGCAGCCTGTCCTACGTCTCTCCCAACGCCAGCTCCTGCCCCGTGACGGTACCGGAGGACCAGAAGAAGTTCATTGACAAAGTGGT agAAAGGGTAGATGCTCTCTTGCAGAATGAAGAAAGCACAAATTTGGAACTAGAGCCATGCACAGG ATTTCAGAGGAAACTAATCTATCAGACGTTAAGTTGGAA GTATCCCAAAGGCATCCATGTGGAAACGCTGGAAACGGAGAAG AAGGAGCGATACATTATTGTTAGCAAAGTGGACGAAGAGGAACGCAAAAGGCGGGAGCAGCAGAAGCAAGCGAAAGAGCAG GAGGAGCTGAAGGACGCAGTGGGGTTCTCCCGAGTTATTCATGCTCTTGCCAATTCc GGCAAACTTGTGGTTGGCCACAACATGCTCCTGGACGTCATGCACACCATCCACCAGTTCTACTGCCCACTGCCTGAG GATCTCAGTGAATTCAAAGAACTAACAACATGCGTTTTTCCAAG GTTACTGGACACTAAACTGATGGCAACCACTCAGCCCTTCAAG GACATTATCAACAACACTTCGCTGGCAGAATTGGAAAAACGTGTGAAGGAGTCGCCCTTCAACCCCCCAAAAGTTG AAAGTGCCGAAGGGTTCCCAAGCTACAATACGGCTTCAGAGCAGCTCCATGAGGCCGGTTACGACGCCTATATAACCGGCCTGTGCTTCATCTCCATGGCAAACTATCTAG GTTCATTCCTCAGCCCTCCAAAAAGCCATGTGTCTGCAAGATCAAAACTCATTGAACCTTTTTTCAACAA ATTATTTCTGATGAGGGTGATGGACATTCCCTATCTCAACTTGGAAGGGCCGGACT TGCAGCCCAAACGCGACCACGTCCTTTACATCACGTTCCCCAAAGAATGGAAGACAAGTGACCTTTACCAGCTTTTCAGTGCTTTTG GCAACATCCACGTCTCCTGGATTGACGATACCTCCGCCTTTGTGTCCCTCAGCCAGCCTGAACAAGTGCAGATCG cagtCAATACTAGCAGATACGCAGAAAGCTACCGGATCCAGACGTACGCAGAATACGTGGAGAAGAAGCACGAGGAGAAGCAGCAGACAAAGAGGAAATGGGCGGAAGACggctggaaggagggagaggggaagcgCTTGAAAACGCAGGCCGCTCCGTACATGCTCCAGAGCCGGTTTTACAACGCCAACAG cTTCACCGCAGCGACCGCAGTCGGGAAGAGAAGCATGAGCCCCATCCAAGAAGAGAGCGGCTGCGAtgatggagaggaagaagaggaggaagaggatgaagaggaaggcagtggagatccagaggaagaggaggaggaagaggaggaagaggagggtccCCCCGACTCCAACGAAGACTCCgctgaagaagaagggaagaagaaagctaAGAGGTTCAAAAAAGCCAAAAGGGAGCCAAACTCGGAAG GCAACCGAAAGGCCGCCGCCACCACTCCCAGGCTCTTCGAAGTCCCGGACACGTGGTAG
- the PARN gene encoding poly(A)-specific ribonuclease PARN isoform X2: protein MEVTRSNFKDHLSKVYEAIEEADFLAIDGEFSGISDGPSVSALTNGFDTPEERYQKLKKHSMDFLLFQFGLCTFKYDLAESKYVMKSFNFYIFPKPFNRTSPDVKFVCQSSSIDFLANQGFDFNKVFRNGIPYLNQEEERQLREQYNEKRSQANRVSSLSYVSPNASSCPVTVPEDQKKFIDKVVERVDALLQNEESTNLELEPCTGFQRKLIYQTLSWKYPKGIHVETLETEKKERYIIVSKVDEEERKRREQQKQAKEQEELKDAVGFSRVIHALANSGKLVVGHNMLLDVMHTIHQFYCPLPEDLSEFKELTTCVFPRLLDTKLMATTQPFKDIINNTSLAELEKRVKESPFNPPKVESAEGFPSYNTASEQLHEAGYDAYITGLCFISMANYLGSFLSPPKSHVSARSKLIEPFFNKLFLMRVMDIPYLNLEGPDLQPKRDHVLYITFPKEWKTSDLYQLFSAFGNIHVSWIDDTSAFVSLSQPEQVQIVNTSRYAESYRIQTYAEYVEKKHEEKQQTKRKWAEDGWKEGEGKRLKTQAAPYMLQSRFYNANSFTAATAVGKRSMSPIQEESGCDDGEEEEEEEDEEEGSGDPEEEEEEEEEEEGPPDSNEDSAEEEGKKKAKRFKKAKREPNSEGNRKAAATTPRLFEVPDTW from the exons ATGGAGGTCACCAGGAGCA ACTTTAAGGATCACCTCAGCAAAGTCTACGAAGCCATTGAGGAGGCAGACTTCCTGGCCATCGATGGAGAGTTCTCAG GCATTAGCGATGGACCGTCTGTCAGTGCGTTAACCAATGGCTTCGACACGCCTGAAGAAAGGTACCAGAAGCTCAAAAAG CATTCCATGGACTTCCTGCTCTTCCAGTTTGGCCTTTGCACTTTTAAATACGATCTTGCAGAATCAAA GTACGTCATGAAATCCTTTAACTTCTACATCTTCCCCAAGCCTTTCAATAGAACGTCGCCAGATGTCAAGTTTGTCTGTCAG AGTTCAAGTATAGACTTTTTAGCAAACCAGGGATTTGATTTTAATAAAGTTTTTCGCAACG GAATCCCTTATTTAAACCAAGAAGAGGAGCGGCAGCTGCGGGAGCAGTACAATGAGAAGCGTTCTCAGGCCAACCGCGTCAGCAGCCTGTCCTACGTCTCTCCCAACGCCAGCTCCTGCCCCGTGACGGTACCGGAGGACCAGAAGAAGTTCATTGACAAAGTGGT agAAAGGGTAGATGCTCTCTTGCAGAATGAAGAAAGCACAAATTTGGAACTAGAGCCATGCACAGG ATTTCAGAGGAAACTAATCTATCAGACGTTAAGTTGGAA GTATCCCAAAGGCATCCATGTGGAAACGCTGGAAACGGAGAAG AAGGAGCGATACATTATTGTTAGCAAAGTGGACGAAGAGGAACGCAAAAGGCGGGAGCAGCAGAAGCAAGCGAAAGAGCAG GAGGAGCTGAAGGACGCAGTGGGGTTCTCCCGAGTTATTCATGCTCTTGCCAATTCc GGCAAACTTGTGGTTGGCCACAACATGCTCCTGGACGTCATGCACACCATCCACCAGTTCTACTGCCCACTGCCTGAG GATCTCAGTGAATTCAAAGAACTAACAACATGCGTTTTTCCAAG GTTACTGGACACTAAACTGATGGCAACCACTCAGCCCTTCAAG GACATTATCAACAACACTTCGCTGGCAGAATTGGAAAAACGTGTGAAGGAGTCGCCCTTCAACCCCCCAAAAGTTG AAAGTGCCGAAGGGTTCCCAAGCTACAATACGGCTTCAGAGCAGCTCCATGAGGCCGGTTACGACGCCTATATAACCGGCCTGTGCTTCATCTCCATGGCAAACTATCTAG GTTCATTCCTCAGCCCTCCAAAAAGCCATGTGTCTGCAAGATCAAAACTCATTGAACCTTTTTTCAACAA ATTATTTCTGATGAGGGTGATGGACATTCCCTATCTCAACTTGGAAGGGCCGGACT TGCAGCCCAAACGCGACCACGTCCTTTACATCACGTTCCCCAAAGAATGGAAGACAAGTGACCTTTACCAGCTTTTCAGTGCTTTTG GCAACATCCACGTCTCCTGGATTGACGATACCTCCGCCTTTGTGTCCCTCAGCCAGCCTGAACAAGTGCAGATCG tCAATACTAGCAGATACGCAGAAAGCTACCGGATCCAGACGTACGCAGAATACGTGGAGAAGAAGCACGAGGAGAAGCAGCAGACAAAGAGGAAATGGGCGGAAGACggctggaaggagggagaggggaagcgCTTGAAAACGCAGGCCGCTCCGTACATGCTCCAGAGCCGGTTTTACAACGCCAACAG cTTCACCGCAGCGACCGCAGTCGGGAAGAGAAGCATGAGCCCCATCCAAGAAGAGAGCGGCTGCGAtgatggagaggaagaagaggaggaagaggatgaagaggaaggcagtggagatccagaggaagaggaggaggaagaggaggaagaggagggtccCCCCGACTCCAACGAAGACTCCgctgaagaagaagggaagaagaaagctaAGAGGTTCAAAAAAGCCAAAAGGGAGCCAAACTCGGAAG GCAACCGAAAGGCCGCCGCCACCACTCCCAGGCTCTTCGAAGTCCCGGACACGTGGTAG
- the PARN gene encoding poly(A)-specific ribonuclease PARN isoform X3, which yields MEVTRSNFKDHLSKVYEAIEEADFLAIDGEFSGISDGPSVSALTNGFDTPEERYQKLKKHSMDFLLFQFGLCTFKYDLAESKYVMKSFNFYIFPKPFNRTSPDVKFVCQSSSIDFLANQGFDFNKVFRNGIPYLNQEEERQLREQYNEKRSQANRVSSLSYVSPNASSCPVTVPEDQKKFIDKVVERVDALLQNEESTNLELEPCTGFQRKLIYQTLSWKYPKGIHVETLETEKERYIIVSKVDEEERKRREQQKQAKEQEELKDAVGFSRVIHALANSGKLVVGHNMLLDVMHTIHQFYCPLPEDLSEFKELTTCVFPRLLDTKLMATTQPFKDIINNTSLAELEKRVKESPFNPPKVESAEGFPSYNTASEQLHEAGYDAYITGLCFISMANYLGSFLSPPKSHVSARSKLIEPFFNKLFLMRVMDIPYLNLEGPDLQPKRDHVLYITFPKEWKTSDLYQLFSAFGNIHVSWIDDTSAFVSLSQPEQVQIAVNTSRYAESYRIQTYAEYVEKKHEEKQQTKRKWAEDGWKEGEGKRLKTQAAPYMLQSRFYNANSFTAATAVGKRSMSPIQEESGCDDGEEEEEEEDEEEGSGDPEEEEEEEEEEEGPPDSNEDSAEEEGKKKAKRFKKAKREPNSEGNRKAAATTPRLFEVPDTW from the exons ATGGAGGTCACCAGGAGCA ACTTTAAGGATCACCTCAGCAAAGTCTACGAAGCCATTGAGGAGGCAGACTTCCTGGCCATCGATGGAGAGTTCTCAG GCATTAGCGATGGACCGTCTGTCAGTGCGTTAACCAATGGCTTCGACACGCCTGAAGAAAGGTACCAGAAGCTCAAAAAG CATTCCATGGACTTCCTGCTCTTCCAGTTTGGCCTTTGCACTTTTAAATACGATCTTGCAGAATCAAA GTACGTCATGAAATCCTTTAACTTCTACATCTTCCCCAAGCCTTTCAATAGAACGTCGCCAGATGTCAAGTTTGTCTGTCAG AGTTCAAGTATAGACTTTTTAGCAAACCAGGGATTTGATTTTAATAAAGTTTTTCGCAACG GAATCCCTTATTTAAACCAAGAAGAGGAGCGGCAGCTGCGGGAGCAGTACAATGAGAAGCGTTCTCAGGCCAACCGCGTCAGCAGCCTGTCCTACGTCTCTCCCAACGCCAGCTCCTGCCCCGTGACGGTACCGGAGGACCAGAAGAAGTTCATTGACAAAGTGGT agAAAGGGTAGATGCTCTCTTGCAGAATGAAGAAAGCACAAATTTGGAACTAGAGCCATGCACAGG ATTTCAGAGGAAACTAATCTATCAGACGTTAAGTTGGAA GTATCCCAAAGGCATCCATGTGGAAACGCTGGAAACGGAGAAG GAGCGATACATTATTGTTAGCAAAGTGGACGAAGAGGAACGCAAAAGGCGGGAGCAGCAGAAGCAAGCGAAAGAGCAG GAGGAGCTGAAGGACGCAGTGGGGTTCTCCCGAGTTATTCATGCTCTTGCCAATTCc GGCAAACTTGTGGTTGGCCACAACATGCTCCTGGACGTCATGCACACCATCCACCAGTTCTACTGCCCACTGCCTGAG GATCTCAGTGAATTCAAAGAACTAACAACATGCGTTTTTCCAAG GTTACTGGACACTAAACTGATGGCAACCACTCAGCCCTTCAAG GACATTATCAACAACACTTCGCTGGCAGAATTGGAAAAACGTGTGAAGGAGTCGCCCTTCAACCCCCCAAAAGTTG AAAGTGCCGAAGGGTTCCCAAGCTACAATACGGCTTCAGAGCAGCTCCATGAGGCCGGTTACGACGCCTATATAACCGGCCTGTGCTTCATCTCCATGGCAAACTATCTAG GTTCATTCCTCAGCCCTCCAAAAAGCCATGTGTCTGCAAGATCAAAACTCATTGAACCTTTTTTCAACAA ATTATTTCTGATGAGGGTGATGGACATTCCCTATCTCAACTTGGAAGGGCCGGACT TGCAGCCCAAACGCGACCACGTCCTTTACATCACGTTCCCCAAAGAATGGAAGACAAGTGACCTTTACCAGCTTTTCAGTGCTTTTG GCAACATCCACGTCTCCTGGATTGACGATACCTCCGCCTTTGTGTCCCTCAGCCAGCCTGAACAAGTGCAGATCG cagtCAATACTAGCAGATACGCAGAAAGCTACCGGATCCAGACGTACGCAGAATACGTGGAGAAGAAGCACGAGGAGAAGCAGCAGACAAAGAGGAAATGGGCGGAAGACggctggaaggagggagaggggaagcgCTTGAAAACGCAGGCCGCTCCGTACATGCTCCAGAGCCGGTTTTACAACGCCAACAG cTTCACCGCAGCGACCGCAGTCGGGAAGAGAAGCATGAGCCCCATCCAAGAAGAGAGCGGCTGCGAtgatggagaggaagaagaggaggaagaggatgaagaggaaggcagtggagatccagaggaagaggaggaggaagaggaggaagaggagggtccCCCCGACTCCAACGAAGACTCCgctgaagaagaagggaagaagaaagctaAGAGGTTCAAAAAAGCCAAAAGGGAGCCAAACTCGGAAG GCAACCGAAAGGCCGCCGCCACCACTCCCAGGCTCTTCGAAGTCCCGGACACGTGGTAG